The Rhododendron vialii isolate Sample 1 chromosome 8a, ASM3025357v1 genome has a window encoding:
- the LOC131299139 gene encoding uncharacterized protein LOC131299139 translates to MATDSGSQDQSHKSHRSHQSGAKAEKKKSKNKHGGGDQKQHNPKAFAFSSTVKAKRLQSRATEKEQRRLHVPTIDRSTGEPAPYVVVVQGPPQVGKSLLIKCLVKHYTKHNLPDVRGPITIVSGKQRRLQFVECPNDINGMIDAAKFADLALLLVDGSYGFEMETFEFLNILQTHGFPKIMGVLTHLDKFKDVKKLKKTKQRLKHRFWTEIYDGAKLFYLSGLIHGKFPKREVHNLARFISVMKFHPLSWRVTHPYMLVDRFEDVTPPERVHMNIKCNRNVTLYGYLRGCNLKKGTKVHIAGVGDYNLAGITSLADPCPLPSAAKKKGLRDKEKLFYAPMSGLGDLLYDKDAVYININDHFVQFSKADDENVVTRKGKDRDVGEILVKSLQNTKCSVDQELENSFINLFAKKVNILSEAPTDQEDAHKSMDHIRDVEPAENYQSGEPETDDSDEESDAEELDGSEISDEDETYQGGLKMKTMDNDSEEDNSNVLEEHFPPEKGLKEHIDFHDGRMRRKAFFGDDFGQDHLMDLGDSDGAEDDDPDDRSSHSDSSEDGENDYRDEYEMGNSSKWKESLAEKTVLRQNANLEQLVYGKSEKMANISDQAQASSEDEGKDDEFFTPKGEGTKKSSGRVDGDNVNIDDCSKFVNHASLKNWKNEALIESIRNRFVTGDWSKAAQRGQVSEAICDDDDTEFGEFEDLETGQKYESHNACDDLQEEDATKIEERRLKKLALRAKFDAQYNGSESPDEDTDTKNGAKSHRGQANEGGFFDKLKEEIELRKQTNLAELNDLNEATRIEIEGYRTGTYLRLEVHDVPFEMVEYFDPFHPVLVGGIGLSEENVGYMQVRLKRHRWHKKVLKTRDPIIVSIGWRRYQTTPVYAIEDRNGRSRMLKYTPEHMHCLAMFWGPLAPPHTGVVAVQNLSNNQAVFRITATASVLESNHATRIVKKIKLVGYPCKIFKKTALIKDMFTSDLEIARFEGAAVRTVSGIRGQVKKAAKEEIGNLPKKKGGDPKEGIARCTFEDRILMSDIVFLRAWTQVDVPQFYNPLTTALQPRDKTWQGMKTVAELRREKNIPVPLSKDSLYKQIERKMRKFNPLVIPKSLQATLPFASKPKDVPSRRRPLLESRRAVIPEPHESQIHALVQQLQLIRHEKLRKQKLKEVEKRKAREVEKAKEEQLSKKRQREERRGRYREQDKLNKRIRKNTEG, encoded by the exons ATGGCTACAGACAGTGGTAGCCAAGACCAATCTCACAAGTCTCACCGCTCTCACCAGTCCGGTGCGAAAGCcgaaaagaagaagagcaaaaACAAGCACGGCGGCGGCGACCAGAAGCAGCACAATCCCAAG GCATTTGCTTTTAGTTCGACGGTAAAAGCGAAGCGGTTGCAGTCACGTGCGACGGAGAAAGAGCAGCGCAGGCTACATGTCCCGACCATCGACCGCTCCACGGGGGAGCCAGCGCCATATGTTGTGGTGGTGCAGGGCCCTCCGCAG GTTGGAAAGTCTCTTTTGATAAAGTGTCTTGTGAAGCATTACACGAAGCACAATCTACCGGATGTCCGAGGCCCCATTACCATTGTGTCAG GAAAGCAAAGGAGGCTGCAATTCGTTGAGTGCCCGAATGATATTAATGGAATGATTGACGCTGCCAAATTTGCTGATCTAGCATTGCTTCTTGTAGATGGAAGTTATGGTTTTGAAATG GAAACTTTTGAGTTCCTTAATATTTTGCAAACTCATGGATTCCCTAAAATTATGGGTGTTCTGACACACCTTGATAAGTTCAAGGATGtaaagaaacttaaaaaaacaaagcagCGCCTCAAGCATCGATTCTGGACTGAAATATATGATGGAGCTAAACTATTCTATTTGTCTGGTCTTATTCATGGGAA GTTTCCTAAACGAGAGGTTCACAATCTTGCAAGGTTCATTTCTGTTATGAAGTTCCATcctttgtcttggcgagttacCCATCCTTACATGTTGGTAGATCGTTTTGAAGATGTCACTCCTCCGGAAAGGGTTCATATGAATATTAAGTGCAATAGAAATGTCACTTTATATGGTTATTTACGTGGCTGTAATTTGAAGAAAGGAACCAAG GTGCACATTGCTGGTGTTGGTGATTACAATTTAGCTGGCATTACTAGCTTGGCAGATCCTTGTCCTTTACCTTCGGCTGCCAAAAAGAAGGGACTGCGGGACAAGGAGAAGCTCTTTTATGCACCTATGTCTGGACTTGGGGATCTCCTTTATGACAAGGATGCTGTCTACATAAACATAAATGACCACTTTGTGCAGTTCTCTAAAGCTGATGACGAGAATGTAGTGACGCGCAAAG GAAAGGACCGGGATGTTGGTGAGATTTTGGTAAAATCACTTCAGAACACGAAATGTTCAGTCGACCAGGAGTTAGAAAATAGCTTCATTAATCTTTTTGCCAAGAAAGTTAATATCTTATCAGAAGCTCCAACTGACCAAGAGGATGCTCACAAATCAATGGATCATATCAGAGATGTAGAGCCTGCAGAGAACTATCAGTCTGGAGAACCTGAGACTGATGATTCTGATGAAGAAAGTGATGCAGAGGAGTTGGATGGTTCAGAAATTTCAGATGAAGATGAAACTTATCAAGGGGGTCTGAAGATGAAAACCATGGATAATGATTCTGAGGAAGACAATAGTAATGTTCTGGAGGAGCATTTTCCTCCAGAAAAAGGCTTGAAGGAACATATTGATTTTCATGATGGAAGAATGAGGAGAAAAGCTTTCTTTGGAGATGACTTTGGTCAAGACCATTTGATG GATTTGGGGGACAGTGATGGTGCTGAAGATGACGATCCAGATGACAGATCTTCTCATTCAGATTCTTCAGAGGATGGAGAGAACGATTATAGAGATG AATATGAGATGGGAAATTCTTCAAAATGGAAAGAGTCCTTGGCAGAGAAGACCGTTTTGAGACAGAATGCTAATCTGGAGCAACTTGTATATGGAAAATCTGAAAAAATGGCCAATATTTCTGACCAAGCTCAAGCTAGCAGTGAGGATGAAGGCAAGGATGATGAATTCTTTACGCCGAAAGGAGAGGGAACTAAG AAATCAAGCGGACGAGTGGATGGTGATAATGTCAATATTGATGACTGTTCCAAGTTCGTAAATCATGCAAGTCTTAAGAACTGGAAAAATGAAGCATTAATTGAAAGCATTCGTAACCGTTTTGTCACTGGAGACTGGTCAAAGGCTGCTCAACGTGGTCAAGTGTCAGAAGCTATttgtgatgatgatgatacCGAATTTGGAGAGTTTGAGGATTTGGAAACGGGTCAGAAGTACGAGAGCCACAATGCTTGCGATGATCTCCAGGAGGAGGATGCCACTAAAATTGAAGAGCGGAGGCTTAAGAAGCTTGCTTTGCGTGCAAAATTTGATGCTCA GTACAATGGGTCTGAATCACCAGATGAGGATACTGataccaaaaatggtgcaaaatcGCACCGAGGTCAAGCTAATGAAGGTGGATTTTTTGATAAG CTGAAGGAGGAGATCGAGCTTCGGAAACAAACAAATCTAGCTGAACTCAATGACCTTAATGAGGCAACTCGGATAGAAATAGAGGGTTATAGAACTGGAACTTACCTAAGATTGGAGGTTCATGATGTTCCCTTTGAAATGGTTGAATATTTTGATCCCTTCCATCCTGTTCTTGTTGGAGGAATCGGTCTTAGCGAAGAGAACGTTGGATACATGCAG GTGCGGTTAAAGCGCCATAGATGGCACAAGAAAGTACTGAAGACTAGAGATCCAATAATTGTTTCTATTGGATGGAGgcgataccaaactacacctgTTTATGCCATTGAGGACCGCAATGGACGGAGTCGTATGCTCAAATACACTCCTGAGCACATGCATTGTCTTGCCATGTTTTGGGGTCCACTTGCACCTCCACATACTGGGGTAGTGGCTgttcaaaatctatcaaacaatcaG GCAGTATTTAGGATCACAGCGACTGCATCGGTATTGGAGAGCAACCATGCAACTCGAATAGTGAAAAAGATCAAGTTAGTTGGGTACCCCTGCAAGATCTTCAAGAAGACAGCTCTTATCAAAGATATGTTCACGTCAGATCTTGAAATAGCCAGATTTGAAGGTGCAGCTGTTCGAACTGTTAGTGGAATTCGGGGGCAGGTGAAGAAG GCTGCAAAAGAAGAGATCGGTAACCTACCCAAAAAGAAAGGGGGAGATCCTAAAGAAGGAATTGCAAGGTGCACCTTTGAGGACAGAATTCTGATGAGCGACATTGTTTTCTTGCGTGCATGGACTCAAGTTGATGTTCCTCAGTTTTACAATCCGTTGACTACAGCATTACAACCCCGTGACAAGACATGGCAAGGAATGAAAACGGTGGCCGAATTAAGGAGGGAAAAGAATATCCCAGTACCACTCAGCAAGGATTCACTCTATAAG CAAATTGAGAGGAAGATGCGGAAATTCAACCCATTGGTCATTCCTAAGTCGTTGCAGGCAACTCTGCCATTTGCCTCAAAGCCCAAGGATGTTCCCAGTCGGAGGCGTCCACTCCTCGAAAGTCGGAGGGCTGTCATCCCGGAACCTCATGAGAGTCAAATTCATGCGCTTGTTCAACAACTTCAGCTTATTAGACATGAGAAG CTGAGGAAGCAAAAGCTTAAGGAAGTGGAGAAGAGGAAGGCGCGTGAAGTGGAGAAGGCCAAGGAAGAGCAGCTTTCGAAAAAGCGCCAGAGAGAAGAACGGCGGGGAAGATACCGTGAACAAGACAAATTAAATAAGAGAATCCGGAAAAATACTGAGGGCTAG